Proteins from a genomic interval of Pseudomonadota bacterium:
- a CDS encoding SURF1 family protein encodes MAMRWRFRPTFWPTVMTVPAFLALIGLGTWQVERLAWKEGLIRTLESRSSAPPIPLPADAGSIEESEYHRVRLEGEWLHDRELFLTGQTYNGQAGWDVVTPFRNLDGALVLVDRGWIPFERKNPAMRKGGQIEGPTMVDALILKDLRRGYFQPDNEPQRNLWFWVDTAAMARAAALASVKPYLLVALRHPIPGGFPVGGEIKVALRNDHLSYAITWYSLALALLVIYGLYHTKRME; translated from the coding sequence ATGGCGATGCGCTGGCGCTTCCGGCCGACCTTCTGGCCGACGGTGATGACCGTCCCCGCTTTTCTTGCGCTCATCGGCCTCGGCACCTGGCAGGTGGAGCGCCTGGCCTGGAAGGAGGGGCTCATCCGTACCCTCGAATCCCGCTCCAGCGCCCCGCCGATTCCGCTCCCCGCCGATGCCGGCAGCATCGAGGAGAGCGAATACCACCGGGTCCGGCTCGAAGGCGAATGGCTCCACGACCGCGAGCTGTTCTTGACCGGGCAGACCTATAACGGCCAGGCCGGATGGGACGTGGTGACGCCGTTCCGCAACCTCGACGGTGCGCTGGTCCTGGTCGACCGCGGCTGGATTCCCTTCGAGCGCAAGAACCCGGCCATGCGCAAGGGCGGGCAGATCGAGGGCCCGACCATGGTGGACGCCCTCATCCTCAAGGACCTCCGGCGCGGCTATTTCCAGCCCGACAACGAGCCCCAGCGCAATCTCTGGTTCTGGGTGGATACGGCGGCGATGGCGCGAGCGGCGGCACTCGCCTCGGTCAAGCCTTACCTCTTGGTCGCCTTGCGCCATCCCATTCCCGGCGGCTTTCCCGTCGGCGGCGAGATCAAGGTGGCGCTCCGCAACGATCATCTGAGCTACGCCATCACCTGGTACAGCCTCGCCCTCGCCCTCCTCGTCATCTATGGCCTCTACCATACGAAGCGGATGGAATAG
- a CDS encoding carboxypeptidase M32 — MPAYQSLESRFRRMALIDEARAMLDWDYAAIMPEGGAAARADSLAALKVVSHELMTDPRLGDLLDEASGDNTLDEWQRANLREMRRLRLHATAVAADLVEALSKAANDCEMVWRKARPANDFKSLLPSLQLVLDLSREMAKAKAGVLGTSPYEALLDRFEPGGSTERIDLVFDGYARFLPDFLEAVLAHQARMRPPVKPMGPFPIEAQRRLGIEFMTRLGFDFQHGRLDVSLHPFCGGIPEDVRITTRYAEEDFTQSLMGVLHETGHALYEMGLPKSWRRQPVGEARGMAVHESQSLLIEMQACRSREFMEFAAPLIRAAFGGSGPAWEAANLHRLYTTVARSLIRVEADEVTYPAHVILRYRLEKAMIAGELMLIDLPGAWNDGMRTLLGVVPPDDRQGCLQDIHWPAGVWGYFPTYSLGAMTAAQLFDAASRADPRIVPGLARGDFAPLIAWLRAHVHGQGSKLSTDELVAAASGRPLDPEVFKTHVRTRYLG; from the coding sequence ATGCCCGCCTATCAATCCCTCGAATCCCGCTTCCGCCGCATGGCCCTCATCGACGAAGCCCGCGCCATGCTCGACTGGGACTATGCGGCGATCATGCCCGAAGGCGGGGCCGCCGCGCGCGCCGACAGCCTGGCGGCACTCAAGGTCGTCAGCCACGAGCTCATGACCGATCCCCGGCTGGGCGATCTTCTGGATGAGGCCTCGGGCGACAACACCCTCGATGAGTGGCAGCGGGCGAATCTCCGGGAGATGCGGCGGCTGCGCCTGCATGCGACTGCGGTCGCCGCCGATCTGGTGGAAGCCCTATCGAAAGCCGCCAACGACTGCGAGATGGTCTGGCGGAAGGCGCGGCCGGCGAACGACTTCAAGAGCCTCCTGCCCTCGCTCCAGCTTGTGCTCGATCTCTCCCGGGAGATGGCAAAGGCGAAGGCGGGCGTGCTCGGCACATCGCCCTACGAGGCCTTGCTCGACCGCTTCGAGCCCGGCGGCTCGACCGAGCGCATCGACCTGGTGTTCGACGGCTATGCGCGCTTCCTGCCGGATTTCCTCGAAGCCGTTCTGGCCCATCAGGCCCGCATGAGGCCGCCGGTGAAGCCCATGGGTCCGTTCCCGATCGAGGCGCAGCGGCGTCTCGGCATCGAGTTCATGACCCGGCTCGGCTTCGACTTCCAGCATGGGCGTCTGGATGTGAGCCTGCATCCCTTCTGCGGCGGCATCCCTGAGGACGTGCGCATCACCACCCGCTACGCCGAAGAGGATTTCACCCAAAGCCTGATGGGGGTGCTGCACGAGACCGGCCATGCGCTCTACGAGATGGGCCTGCCGAAAAGCTGGCGCCGGCAGCCCGTGGGCGAGGCCCGCGGCATGGCCGTGCACGAGAGCCAATCCTTGTTGATCGAGATGCAGGCCTGCCGCTCGCGGGAGTTCATGGAGTTCGCCGCACCGCTCATCCGCGCCGCCTTCGGTGGCTCCGGCCCGGCCTGGGAGGCGGCCAATCTCCACCGCCTCTACACCACGGTCGCCCGCAGCCTCATCCGTGTCGAGGCGGATGAAGTGACCTATCCCGCCCATGTCATCCTGCGCTACCGGCTGGAGAAGGCGATGATCGCGGGCGAGCTCATGCTCATCGACCTGCCCGGCGCCTGGAACGACGGCATGCGGACGCTCCTGGGCGTGGTGCCGCCCGATGACCGCCAGGGCTGTCTGCAGGACATCCATTGGCCGGCCGGCGTCTGGGGCTATTTCCCGACATACAGCCTGGGCGCGATGACCGCGGCCCAGCTCTTCGATGCGGCCAGCCGCGCCGATCCGAGGATCGTCCCCGGGCTGGCGCGGGGCGATTTCGCGCCGCTCATCGCCTGGCTCCGCGCCCATGTGCATGGCCAGGGATCTAAGCTCTCGACCGATGAGCTGGTGGCGGCGGCGAGCGGCCGGCCGCTCGACCCGGAGGTGTTCAAGACGCATGTGCGGACGCGCTATCTCGGCTGA
- a CDS encoding DMT family protein produces the protein MTWPAIAPILLLSVSNIFMTFAWYGQLKFPRETLWLVVLVSWGIAFFEYCLAVPANRIGYTVYSAAQLKTMQEIITLLVFGVFSVSYLGERIQWNQAAAFGCLVLAAFFAFNKWD, from the coding sequence ATGACCTGGCCTGCGATCGCCCCCATCCTTCTCTTGTCGGTATCCAACATCTTCATGACCTTCGCCTGGTACGGCCAACTGAAATTCCCACGCGAGACGCTTTGGCTGGTCGTTCTGGTTAGCTGGGGTATCGCCTTTTTCGAGTATTGCCTCGCCGTTCCCGCCAATCGCATCGGCTACACGGTCTATTCGGCGGCACAGCTGAAGACCATGCAGGAGATCATCACCCTCTTGGTCTTCGGCGTGTTCTCGGTCAGCTATCTCGGCGAACGGATTCAGTGGAACCAGGCGGCCGCGTTCGGCTGCCTGGTTCTCGCCGCCTTCTTCGCCTTCAATAAGTGGGACTAG
- a CDS encoding cytochrome c oxidase subunit 3 has product MSDAHAPAHKHPYHLVDPSPWPLVGAFAVTVLVGGALALFKDMGYGILIVGFLLVAFTMVLWWRDVVKEAHSGYHTPVVGVGLRYGMMLFIASEVMFFSAFFWAYFTFALYPNAGIDYTWPPPNIVTFQPFELPFMNTIILLLSGVTVTWAHHALLEGDRKGLERGLACTILLGLLFTSVQAWEYTHAPFNFKDGIYPSTFFMATGFHGFHVIIGTTFLIVCFFRARAGHFTPQQHFGFEAAAWYWHFVDVVWLFLFCCIYWWGAGAHQLAD; this is encoded by the coding sequence ATGAGCGACGCCCACGCCCCAGCCCACAAGCATCCCTACCACCTGGTCGACCCGAGTCCGTGGCCGCTGGTGGGCGCCTTCGCCGTCACGGTGCTGGTCGGCGGCGCTTTGGCCCTGTTCAAGGACATGGGCTACGGCATCCTGATCGTCGGCTTCCTCCTGGTGGCGTTCACCATGGTGCTCTGGTGGCGCGACGTGGTGAAGGAAGCCCATAGCGGTTACCACACGCCGGTGGTGGGCGTCGGGCTCCGCTATGGCATGATGCTGTTCATCGCCTCGGAGGTGATGTTCTTCAGCGCGTTCTTCTGGGCGTATTTCACCTTCGCGCTCTATCCGAACGCCGGCATCGACTACACCTGGCCGCCGCCCAACATCGTCACCTTCCAGCCCTTCGAGCTGCCGTTCATGAACACGATCATCCTGCTGCTCTCGGGGGTGACCGTGACCTGGGCGCATCATGCGTTGCTCGAGGGCGATCGCAAGGGGCTGGAGCGCGGGCTTGCCTGCACGATTCTGCTGGGCCTCCTGTTCACCTCGGTGCAGGCCTGGGAATACACCCATGCGCCGTTCAACTTCAAAGACGGCATCTATCCCTCGACCTTCTTTATGGCGACCGGCTTCCACGGCTTCCACGTCATCATCGGCACGACCTTCCTCATCGTCTGCTTTTTCCGGGCTCGCGCCGGGCACTTCACGCCCCAGCAGCATTTCGGCTTCGAGGCGGCGGCGTGGTACTGGCATTTCGTCGACGTGGTCTGGCTGTTCCTGTTCTGCTGCATCTACTGGTGGGGTGCGGGAGCGCACCAGCTCGCCGACTGA
- a CDS encoding putative toxin-antitoxin system toxin component, PIN family encodes MRLVLDTDVMVAAIRSEAGASRRLLLAVLQRTCTLVLSVPLVIEYQAVMTRPEHLAAAGLSVSDVGALLDAVVRVAEPVRLAFLWRPALKDPNDEMVLEAAVNGQADRLVTFNLGDFGAAGTRFGIIVCSPGDALKALGGRS; translated from the coding sequence ATGCGGCTCGTCCTCGACACCGACGTCATGGTCGCGGCGATCCGCAGCGAGGCCGGGGCGTCGCGTCGCCTATTGTTGGCGGTGCTGCAACGGACGTGCACGCTGGTCCTATCGGTGCCGCTAGTTATCGAATATCAGGCGGTCATGACGAGACCCGAACATCTGGCTGCAGCGGGACTGTCGGTGAGTGATGTCGGCGCGCTGCTCGATGCCGTCGTGCGGGTCGCCGAGCCGGTCCGGCTAGCCTTCCTTTGGCGGCCGGCACTCAAGGACCCGAACGACGAGATGGTGCTGGAGGCGGCGGTGAACGGGCAAGCGGATCGGCTGGTGACGTTCAATCTAGGGGATTTCGGAGCGGCCGGGACGCGATTCGGCATCATCGTATGCTCGCCCGGCGACGCGCTGAAGGCATTGGGGGGTCGATCATGA
- a CDS encoding toxin-antitoxin system HicB family antitoxin: MRKSNFALRLQPSLLDELRKLAAAEGVALNQFINVAVAEKLSALRTEDYFRERAARGDVRKALGILARAGVSNPPMKGDKLPSK, translated from the coding sequence ATGAGGAAGAGCAACTTCGCGCTGCGGCTCCAACCCTCGCTGCTGGATGAGCTCCGCAAGCTGGCGGCGGCCGAGGGCGTCGCGCTCAACCAGTTCATCAACGTCGCGGTCGCCGAGAAGCTGTCGGCGCTCCGGACGGAGGACTATTTCCGCGAGCGCGCCGCGCGCGGCGATGTGCGCAAGGCGCTCGGCATCCTGGCGCGTGCGGGCGTCAGTAACCCGCCGATGAAGGGTGACAAGCTCCCGAGCAAGTAA
- a CDS encoding GNAT family N-acetyltransferase: MALFLQERSEPRLDSRVVYLRPPRRRDWRAWAELRAMSRDFLVPWEPAWSSDALTRAAFRRRLGRQAEDWERDQGYAFFIFRQADDALLGGINLNNVRRGVAQMTSLGYWIGQPHIRHGYMSEALKPALVFAFEHLGLHRCEAACLPANRASQSVLRRSGFREEGLAKRYLRINGEWQDHVLFALLREEAQAQGLI; this comes from the coding sequence ATGGCGCTGTTCCTCCAGGAGCGCTCCGAACCGAGGCTCGATAGCCGCGTCGTCTATCTGCGCCCGCCCAGGCGCCGGGACTGGCGCGCCTGGGCCGAGCTTAGAGCGATGTCGCGGGACTTCCTCGTGCCCTGGGAGCCGGCCTGGAGCTCGGATGCGCTCACCCGCGCCGCCTTTCGCCGTCGGCTCGGCCGCCAGGCCGAGGATTGGGAGCGCGATCAGGGCTATGCCTTCTTCATCTTTCGCCAAGCCGACGATGCGCTCCTGGGCGGCATCAACCTCAACAACGTGCGCCGCGGCGTGGCGCAGATGACCAGCCTCGGCTACTGGATCGGCCAGCCCCATATCCGCCACGGCTATATGAGCGAGGCGCTCAAGCCGGCCCTCGTATTCGCCTTCGAGCATCTGGGCCTGCACCGCTGCGAGGCCGCGTGCCTGCCTGCCAACCGCGCCAGCCAATCCGTGCTCCGCCGCTCCGGCTTCCGCGAGGAAGGGCTCGCCAAGCGCTATCTCAGGATCAACGGCGAGTGGCAGGACCACGTGTTGTTCGCCCTCCTGCGCGAGGAGGCGCAAGCGCAGGGGCTGATTTAG
- a CDS encoding AAA family ATPase: protein MPTLFMFCGLPGSGKTTLAKRLEHGRSALRLDPDEWMCRIIGDGYDAAKRAAVHAVQWGIAARVLGLGVDVVLEFGFFRRRERDDYRARAAALGAEIQLCFLDVPREELLRRLAARNANLPPATFHVSEDLLDECISWFEPPTSDEFEPASARNTVE, encoded by the coding sequence ATGCCCACGCTCTTTATGTTCTGCGGCTTGCCGGGTTCGGGCAAGACAACCTTGGCCAAACGACTCGAGCACGGGCGCTCGGCGTTGAGGCTCGACCCTGACGAATGGATGTGCAGAATTATTGGAGACGGTTATGACGCAGCAAAACGGGCGGCGGTTCACGCCGTCCAGTGGGGGATTGCAGCGCGGGTGCTTGGCCTAGGGGTCGATGTCGTCCTTGAGTTCGGTTTTTTTCGTCGGCGCGAGCGCGATGATTATCGGGCTCGCGCGGCAGCGCTCGGTGCAGAGATCCAGCTCTGCTTCCTCGATGTTCCCCGCGAAGAGCTTCTTCGGCGCCTTGCCGCGCGCAACGCCAATTTGCCGCCTGCCACGTTTCATGTCAGCGAAGATCTCTTAGACGAGTGCATTAGCTGGTTTGAGCCACCGACGTCGGATGAATTTGAGCCGGCATCCGCGAGAAACACGGTGGAGTAG
- a CDS encoding DUF983 domain-containing protein: protein MNPAPPVSWVRAGLLCRCPRCGEGRLFHGLLKLRASCPVCSLDLSAQDTGDGPAVFVTFALGILVIPPVFFLEMRVEPPIWVHAVIWPPVIVGLAIGLLRPLKAMLIALQFRHRDLGA from the coding sequence ATGAACCCCGCCCCGCCGGTCTCATGGGTGCGCGCGGGGTTGTTGTGCCGCTGTCCCCGCTGCGGCGAGGGCAGGTTGTTTCACGGCCTGCTCAAGCTTCGGGCGAGCTGCCCGGTCTGCAGCCTCGATCTCAGCGCCCAGGACACCGGCGACGGACCGGCGGTGTTCGTCACCTTCGCGCTCGGCATCCTGGTGATCCCGCCGGTCTTCTTCTTGGAGATGCGGGTCGAGCCGCCCATCTGGGTGCATGCGGTGATCTGGCCGCCGGTGATCGTCGGCCTCGCCATCGGTCTCTTGCGGCCATTGAAGGCGATGCTGATCGCGCTGCAGTTTCGTCACCGCGACCTCGGAGCCTAG
- a CDS encoding threonine synthase, which yields MRYISTRGEAAALEFDDVLLAGLARDGGLYMPERWPSLSLTGLSGLSYAELAVRVMAPFMGDGIAAQGLEKAAHEAYAGFRHRAVAPLKQLGSDRWLLELFHGPTLAFKDYALQLVGRLFDQVLAGRDERVTIVGATSGDTGSAAMEALRDRQAIQVFILFPHGRVSDVQRRQMTTLGASNVHALAIRGSFDDCQDLVKAMFNDRPFRDRMNLSAVNSINWARIMAQIVYYVWAALALGAPGRRVAFAVPTGNFGNIFAAYAALRMGLPIERLIIGSNRNDILTRLIRSGEMLMRPVEPSLSPSMDIQVSSNFERLLWELMDRDGAAVADSISRFRQEGSFRLDPDRAGRLGRLFSGHRLDDDGTLAVIAKTWRETGELIDPHTAVGLAAADAARLEAGTAVVSLACAHPAKFPDAVYRATGQHPALPRHLADLNERAERVSVLDNDLAQVEDFVAGRARLLGAA from the coding sequence TTGCGATACATCAGCACGCGCGGCGAGGCGGCGGCGCTCGAATTCGACGACGTATTGCTCGCGGGCCTGGCCCGCGACGGCGGCCTCTACATGCCGGAGCGCTGGCCCAGCCTGTCGCTCACCGGCCTATCCGGCCTTTCCTATGCCGAGCTTGCGGTCCGCGTCATGGCGCCCTTCATGGGTGACGGCATCGCCGCCCAAGGCCTGGAGAAGGCCGCGCACGAAGCCTATGCCGGCTTCCGCCACCGGGCGGTCGCCCCCTTGAAGCAGCTAGGATCCGACCGCTGGCTGCTGGAGCTGTTCCACGGGCCGACGCTTGCCTTCAAGGACTACGCCCTCCAGCTCGTCGGCCGGCTCTTCGATCAGGTTCTGGCCGGCCGCGACGAGCGGGTCACCATCGTCGGCGCCACCTCCGGCGATACCGGCTCGGCCGCCATGGAGGCCTTGCGCGACCGCCAGGCGATCCAAGTGTTCATCCTCTTTCCCCATGGCCGCGTTTCGGATGTGCAGCGTCGGCAGATGACCACGCTGGGCGCGTCCAACGTGCACGCGTTGGCGATCCGCGGCAGCTTCGACGACTGCCAGGACCTGGTCAAAGCCATGTTCAACGATCGCCCGTTCCGCGATCGCATGAACCTGTCGGCGGTGAACTCGATCAACTGGGCCCGGATCATGGCCCAAATCGTCTATTACGTCTGGGCAGCGCTGGCGCTGGGGGCGCCCGGCCGTCGTGTCGCCTTCGCCGTGCCGACCGGCAATTTCGGCAATATCTTCGCCGCCTATGCCGCACTCCGCATGGGCCTGCCGATCGAGCGGCTCATCATCGGCTCCAACCGCAACGACATTCTGACGCGCCTCATCCGCTCGGGCGAGATGCTGATGCGTCCAGTCGAGCCCAGCCTCAGCCCCAGCATGGACATTCAGGTGTCGAGCAATTTCGAGCGGTTGCTGTGGGAGCTCATGGATCGCGACGGTGCCGCCGTCGCCGACAGCATCTCCCGCTTTCGCCAGGAAGGAAGCTTTCGCCTCGATCCCGATCGTGCCGGACGGCTCGGCCGTCTCTTCTCCGGCCATCGGCTCGATGACGACGGCACGCTCGCCGTCATCGCCAAGACCTGGCGCGAGACCGGCGAGCTCATCGATCCCCACACCGCGGTCGGCCTGGCGGCCGCCGACGCCGCCCGCCTCGAGGCCGGCACGGCCGTGGTCAGCCTCGCCTGCGCACACCCGGCGAAGTTCCCCGATGCGGTCTACCGCGCCACCGGCCAGCATCCAGCCCTGCCCCGGCACTTGGCCGATCTCAATGAGCGCGCCGAGCGGGTGAGCGTGCTCGACAACGATCTGGCCCAGGTCGAGGATTTCGTCGCCGGCCGGGCGCGGCTCCTGGGGGCGGCATGA
- a CDS encoding insulinase family protein has translation MTVAVTRLANGLTVATDSMPEVESVSLGVYVACGTRHEAAAVNGVAHMLEHMAFKGTERRSALRIAEEIEAVGGHLNAYTSREQTAYYARVLADDLGLGLDILADILQHSTFEAGELERERQVILQEIGQAEDTPDDIIFDRFQAAAFPDQAVGRPVLGTSQIVASLSREAVGGYMRAHYGPDAMILAAAGRVAHDHVVELARCAFTDLPKVRREQPEPARYRAGEAREDRDLEQLHVVLGFEGIGYHDPDYFAQAVFSTLFGGGMSSRLFQEVREKRGLVYSIYSFASAMTDSGIFGVYAGTGEKEIGELLPVVAEQFRNVAASVSEAELARARAQHKAGLLMARESTSARAEQLAHQLMIYGRPLDVPELVAKVDAVDPAAIARVVDRLSRSRLTVAAVGPLSRLEPYPAILERFA, from the coding sequence ATGACCGTCGCCGTCACCCGTCTCGCGAACGGCCTCACGGTTGCCACCGATTCCATGCCCGAGGTGGAATCGGTGTCGCTCGGCGTCTATGTCGCCTGCGGCACCCGGCATGAGGCCGCCGCGGTCAACGGCGTGGCGCACATGCTGGAGCACATGGCCTTCAAGGGCACGGAGCGGCGCTCCGCCTTGCGCATCGCCGAGGAGATCGAGGCGGTGGGCGGGCATCTCAACGCCTATACCAGCCGCGAGCAGACGGCCTACTACGCCCGCGTGCTGGCCGATGATCTCGGGCTCGGCCTCGACATCCTGGCCGATATCCTGCAGCACTCGACCTTCGAGGCGGGCGAGCTCGAGCGCGAGCGCCAGGTGATCCTGCAGGAGATCGGCCAGGCCGAGGACACGCCCGACGACATCATCTTCGATCGCTTTCAGGCCGCCGCGTTTCCCGACCAGGCGGTCGGCCGGCCGGTGCTCGGCACCAGCCAGATCGTCGCTTCCTTGAGCCGCGAGGCGGTCGGCGGCTATATGCGCGCCCATTACGGCCCCGACGCCATGATCCTGGCGGCGGCCGGGCGGGTCGCGCACGACCATGTGGTCGAGCTGGCGCGCTGCGCCTTCACCGACCTGCCCAAGGTCCGGCGCGAGCAGCCGGAGCCGGCGCGCTATCGGGCCGGCGAGGCGCGCGAGGATCGCGATCTCGAGCAGCTGCACGTGGTCCTGGGCTTCGAGGGCATCGGCTACCACGACCCGGACTATTTCGCCCAAGCGGTGTTCTCGACCCTGTTCGGCGGCGGCATGTCCTCGCGGCTCTTCCAGGAGGTGCGCGAGAAGCGCGGTCTCGTCTATTCGATCTATTCCTTCGCCTCGGCGATGACCGATTCCGGCATCTTCGGCGTCTATGCCGGCACCGGCGAGAAAGAGATCGGCGAGCTCCTGCCGGTGGTGGCCGAGCAGTTCCGAAATGTCGCCGCCAGCGTCAGCGAGGCGGAGCTCGCCCGGGCCCGCGCCCAGCACAAGGCCGGCCTGTTGATGGCGCGCGAGAGCACCAGTGCGCGGGCCGAGCAGCTGGCGCACCAGCTCATGATCTATGGCCGGCCGCTGGACGTGCCCGAGCTCGTGGCCAAGGTTGACGCGGTCGACCCTGCCGCCATCGCCCGCGTGGTCGACCGCCTCAGCCGCTCGCGGCTGACAGTGGCCGCCGTCGGACCGCTCTCGCGCCTCGAGCCCTATCCGGCGATCCTCGAGCGCTTCGCGTGA
- a CDS encoding cytochrome c oxidase assembly protein has translation MLARRNRRLAGSLVVVVAAMVGLSFAAVPLYRLFCQATGYGGTTQRTEAAASHSVDRWITVRFNAETAPDLPWTFKPEQASMRVKVGESQLAYYRAENRSREALIGSATYNVTPLKAGYYFDKTQCFCFSEQTLGPGESAELPVAFYIDPDIVKDRNLDEVETITLSYTFFLAKRQEQKTSAVSSAPANPANELN, from the coding sequence ATGCTCGCCCGTCGCAATCGCCGGCTCGCCGGCTCGCTCGTGGTGGTGGTTGCCGCCATGGTCGGCTTGAGCTTTGCCGCGGTGCCGCTCTACCGGCTGTTCTGCCAGGCGACCGGCTATGGCGGCACTACGCAGCGCACCGAGGCGGCAGCCTCCCACAGCGTCGATCGCTGGATCACCGTGCGCTTCAACGCCGAGACGGCACCTGACCTCCCCTGGACCTTCAAGCCGGAGCAGGCCTCCATGCGCGTCAAGGTGGGCGAGAGCCAGCTTGCCTATTACCGTGCGGAGAACCGCAGCCGCGAAGCCCTCATCGGCTCCGCCACCTACAATGTGACGCCGCTCAAGGCCGGCTATTATTTCGACAAGACCCAATGCTTCTGCTTCAGCGAGCAGACGCTGGGGCCGGGCGAGAGCGCGGAGCTGCCGGTCGCCTTCTATATCGACCCCGACATCGTCAAGGATCGCAACCTGGATGAGGTCGAGACCATCACGCTGTCCTACACCTTCTTCCTCGCCAAGCGGCAAGAGCAGAAGACCAGCGCGGTCTCGAGCGCTCCCGCTAATCCCGCCAACGAATTGAACTGA
- a CDS encoding protoheme IX farnesyltransferase — translation MAEISIETSPIAAAPAACAGLDAAAVSDFVQLLKPRVMSLVVFTGLAGMLAAPVPVHPIIGTIAILCIAVGAGAAGAINMWWERDIDALMSRTRDRPLPAGRMAPGEALGFGVVLSVGAVLLMGLAANWLAAALLAAANLFYVFVYTMWLKRRTPQNIVIGGAAGAFPPMIGWAVATGDVSLAALALFAIIFFWTPPHFWALALYRASDYARAGIPMLPVVAGRRRTKRQMLIYTILLLPLAEAPWFMGLVGWVYGVAALALGLLFVIAALRVWFEEGDRAAKHMFAYSILYLFMLFALLIVDRLGAGA, via the coding sequence ATGGCTGAGATTTCGATCGAGACATCGCCGATCGCGGCAGCACCGGCCGCTTGTGCAGGCCTCGATGCCGCGGCGGTGTCCGATTTCGTCCAGCTTTTGAAGCCTCGGGTGATGTCGCTGGTGGTCTTCACCGGGCTTGCCGGAATGCTGGCGGCGCCGGTTCCGGTGCATCCGATCATCGGCACCATCGCCATCCTCTGCATCGCGGTGGGCGCCGGCGCCGCCGGCGCCATCAATATGTGGTGGGAGCGCGACATCGATGCGCTCATGAGCCGCACCAGGGATCGACCGCTCCCGGCCGGGCGCATGGCTCCAGGCGAAGCTCTCGGCTTCGGCGTCGTCCTGTCGGTGGGTGCGGTCTTGCTCATGGGCCTGGCCGCCAACTGGCTCGCGGCGGCACTGCTCGCTGCCGCCAACCTCTTCTATGTGTTCGTTTACACGATGTGGCTGAAGCGTCGCACACCGCAGAACATCGTCATCGGCGGCGCCGCGGGCGCCTTCCCGCCGATGATCGGCTGGGCGGTAGCGACGGGCGATGTGTCGTTGGCAGCATTGGCGCTCTTCGCCATCATCTTCTTTTGGACGCCGCCGCATTTCTGGGCTTTGGCCCTCTATCGGGCAAGCGACTATGCCCGTGCCGGGATTCCGATGCTGCCGGTGGTGGCCGGTCGGCGCCGGACCAAGCGCCAGATGCTGATCTACACCATCCTACTCCTGCCTTTGGCCGAGGCGCCGTGGTTCATGGGGCTGGTCGGTTGGGTTTATGGGGTGGCGGCGCTTGCGCTCGGGCTCCTCTTCGTCATTGCCGCCTTGCGCGTCTGGTTCGAGGAGGGCGATCGGGCAGCCAAGCACATGTTCGCCTACTCCATCCTCTATCTCTTCATGCTGTTCGCGCTCCTCATCGTCGATCGCCTCGGAGCGGGAGCATGA